One Mauremys mutica isolate MM-2020 ecotype Southern chromosome 9, ASM2049712v1, whole genome shotgun sequence DNA segment encodes these proteins:
- the NPPC gene encoding C-type natriuretic peptide, producing MKEKPRSALPSGQPGPVTPSLRPSVRLPAGPQRVRALPPRMRISHFLACGLSLALLSVRLEARPAAQPQRKPPRSAPGHELAESLAAGPERGETAGGGGGRGSGSRLLRELRVDTKSRAAWARLLRDYPGTRRHKGVSKKGLSKGCFGLKLDRIGSMSGLGC from the exons ATGAAGGAGAAGCCCCGCTCCGCACTTCCAAGCGGGCAGCCGGGACCGGTGACTCCCTCcctccgtccgtccgtccgtctccCAGCGGGGCCGCAGCGAGtccgagccctgccccccaggatgcGGATCTCACACTTTCTGGCTTGCGGACTGTCACTGGCCCTGCTGTCCGTCCGGCTGGAGGCGAGACCCGCGGCGCAGCCCCAGCGGAAG cccccacggAGCGCGCCGGGACACGAGCTGGCGGAGAGCCTGGCCGCGGGCCCCGAGCGAGGGGAGAcggcgggcggcggcggcggccggggCTCGGGCTCgcggctgctgcgggagctgCGCGTGGACACCAAGTCCCGGGCCGCCTGGGCCCGGCTGCTGCGCGACTACCCCGGCACGCGGCGGCACAAGGGCGTCAGCAAGAAGGGCCTGTCCAAGGGCTGCTTCGGCCTCAAGCTGGACCGGATCGGCTCCATGAGCGGCCTGGGCTGCTAG